The following coding sequences are from one Streptomyces angustmyceticus window:
- a CDS encoding response regulator transcription factor: protein MARIVIVEDDEAIGGRLASMLRARGHECDWCPDGAAALERAGREPAELVLLDLGLPDVDGFELCRRLRELLPRAVLVVLTARSGEMDVIEALESGADDYLTKPFRLAELQARIAAHLRRAAPGRHGGTGPTRHGALLIDRTARRCLTPEGEVELRPKEFDLLVRLAASVGSAVSREDLMGEVWDTNWFGSTKTLDVHIAALRHKLGDRVRITTLRHFGYRLEPPGES from the coding sequence GTGGCACGGATCGTGATTGTCGAGGACGACGAGGCCATCGGCGGCAGGCTCGCTTCGATGTTGCGCGCGCGGGGTCATGAGTGCGACTGGTGCCCCGACGGGGCGGCGGCGCTGGAGCGTGCCGGGCGGGAGCCCGCCGAGCTGGTGCTGCTGGACCTGGGGCTGCCGGACGTGGACGGCTTCGAGCTGTGCCGGAGGCTGCGCGAGCTGCTGCCGCGGGCCGTGCTCGTCGTCCTGACGGCGCGCAGCGGTGAGATGGATGTGATCGAGGCGCTGGAGTCGGGCGCCGACGACTATCTGACCAAGCCGTTCCGGCTGGCCGAGCTGCAGGCGCGGATCGCCGCCCACCTGCGGCGGGCGGCTCCGGGCCGGCACGGCGGGACTGGCCCGACCAGGCACGGCGCCCTGCTCATCGATCGCACCGCCCGGCGATGCCTGACCCCGGAGGGCGAGGTGGAGCTGAGGCCCAAGGAGTTCGATCTGCTGGTGCGGCTGGCCGCCTCGGTCGGCAGTGCGGTGAGCCGGGAGGACCTGATGGGCGAGGTGTGGGACACAAACTGGTTCGGCTCCACCAAGACGCTCGACGTGCACATCGCGGCACTCCGCCACAAGCTCGGTGACCGGGTACGGATCACGACCCTGCGGCACTTCGGCTACCGGCTCGAACCTCCCGGGGAGAGCTGA
- a CDS encoding helix-turn-helix domain-containing protein: MGTSFGTILRDHRQRAGITQRQLADLAGLSERAVRDLEVKRTHRPRLDTVRMLVQALRLTGRAQHDFESAAGRARPADLASHALSGSIAPPTPTNGLVGREQEVHALIDWLVTRSERLVTLTGVGGVGKTRLAADIARRLHADDWPVLWISRQGAPQFPFEGSIRSYLDGSTANLADVVQGLSDVVGDKPSLLVCDAAESIDPLCAQLLLQRFTTLRIVLTARTPAGGPSERVFPVFPLLLPDRGGHEQWHEPTASILLLRNYVRYYVPEFDVTRENGRSLAAICNLVDGVPGTMKQISSRFAFSSSDCVLDQISRDYVRVVSQGTTHDSAPGVAESVHSAVAELTGRSRSFFGRLVRIPDSWSVDEAAQISGYSDVEAVDFVQDLLAHGLAMPTGKPQYPQFRILNMVRQFHGAPAREHCGLP; this comes from the coding sequence ATGGGTACATCATTCGGCACGATCCTCCGTGACCACCGGCAACGGGCCGGGATCACCCAGCGGCAACTGGCCGACCTGGCGGGCCTGAGCGAGCGTGCTGTCCGCGATCTGGAGGTCAAGCGCACCCACCGGCCCCGATTGGACACCGTACGCATGCTGGTCCAGGCACTGCGGCTGACCGGGCGGGCCCAACACGACTTCGAGAGCGCCGCGGGCCGAGCCCGGCCCGCTGACCTGGCGTCCCACGCGCTGTCCGGATCGATCGCGCCCCCCACCCCCACCAACGGCCTGGTCGGCCGGGAACAGGAAGTACACGCGCTCATCGACTGGCTGGTCACCCGGTCGGAACGGCTGGTGACACTGACCGGCGTCGGCGGTGTGGGGAAAACCCGGCTGGCCGCGGACATAGCGCGCCGATTACACGCCGACGACTGGCCCGTCTTATGGATCTCCCGGCAGGGCGCCCCGCAGTTCCCCTTCGAGGGCTCGATCCGCAGCTACCTGGACGGCTCAACCGCGAACCTGGCCGACGTGGTGCAGGGACTGAGCGACGTGGTGGGGGACAAACCGTCGCTGCTCGTGTGCGACGCAGCGGAGAGCATCGACCCGCTCTGCGCCCAACTCCTGCTCCAGCGCTTCACCACACTCCGCATCGTGCTCACCGCACGTACTCCCGCGGGAGGCCCCAGTGAGCGAGTATTCCCCGTGTTCCCACTGTTGCTCCCCGACCGGGGCGGCCACGAGCAATGGCACGAGCCGACCGCGTCGATCCTCCTGTTACGCAACTACGTTCGCTACTACGTCCCGGAGTTCGACGTCACACGCGAGAACGGCCGGTCGCTCGCCGCAATCTGCAACCTGGTGGACGGCGTCCCGGGCACCATGAAGCAGATCTCCTCCCGCTTCGCGTTCTCCTCCAGCGACTGCGTGCTCGACCAGATTTCGCGGGACTACGTCCGGGTCGTCTCCCAGGGCACGACGCACGACAGCGCTCCAGGCGTTGCGGAGTCGGTGCACTCAGCGGTTGCGGAGCTGACTGGTAGATCGAGGTCCTTCTTCGGTCGACTGGTCCGGATCCCCGACAGCTGGTCTGTGGACGAGGCCGCCCAGATCTCCGGGTACTCAGACGTCGAGGCCGTGGACTTCGTCCAAGACCTCCTGGCCCATGGGCTCGCCATGCCCACAGGTAAGCCCCAATACCCGCAGTTCCGCATCCTCAACATGGTCAGGCAGTTCCACGGCGCGCCGGCACGAGAGCACTGCGGATTGCCGTGA
- the thiI gene encoding tRNA uracil 4-sulfurtransferase ThiI gives MPAVPSPRAPLPIPSGPCVLLKHGEIFLKGRNRHLFTERLHDNLRGALRGIGGSTWIKSGQNVTVLGGEVPLEDLVERARRVIGFNSVEPALRVPSTVSDITETAVEALTAARAERPSISFAVRVKRRNKRFEMTSSQFERFLGARVREALGPLPVNLSSPDVLVSVEVDHKESYVSWTRHPGPGGLPVGSSGRALVLLSGGYDSPVAAYRAMRRGLRCDFVHFTGAPYTNAASVYKAYALARELNRYQPGGRLHVIALGHAQKQLAIAGAGRLQVVAQRRLMVRAASALAGRTRAEALVTGDSLGQVASQTLANMAAVDEAATLPVLRPLVGWEKQEIIDEARSIGTAEISVLPDEDCCKLLAPPRVSLRAGLTNLHTVEKRLDLDDVVDGLLRDVQVMYPGVPGEEAEPDADGQDHGLASGHPVPATCATGQSGMVPS, from the coding sequence ATGCCCGCCGTCCCCTCCCCCAGGGCGCCCCTCCCCATCCCCAGCGGGCCCTGTGTCCTGCTCAAGCACGGTGAGATCTTCCTCAAGGGCCGCAACCGGCACCTGTTCACCGAGCGGCTGCACGACAACCTCCGCGGCGCCCTGCGTGGCATCGGCGGCTCCACATGGATCAAGTCCGGCCAGAACGTCACCGTGCTCGGCGGCGAGGTTCCCTTGGAAGATCTCGTGGAGCGCGCCCGCCGGGTGATCGGGTTCAACTCGGTGGAGCCCGCCCTGCGTGTCCCGAGCACCGTGTCGGACATCACCGAGACGGCCGTGGAGGCGCTCACCGCCGCTCGCGCGGAACGGCCCTCGATCAGTTTCGCCGTGCGGGTCAAGCGGCGGAACAAGCGCTTCGAGATGACGTCCTCGCAGTTCGAGCGCTTTCTCGGGGCCCGCGTCCGGGAAGCCCTGGGCCCCCTCCCGGTGAACCTCTCCAGCCCGGACGTACTGGTCTCGGTCGAGGTCGACCACAAGGAGAGCTACGTCTCCTGGACCCGTCACCCGGGACCGGGCGGCCTGCCCGTGGGCTCCAGCGGACGCGCTCTGGTTCTGCTCTCCGGCGGCTACGACTCGCCCGTGGCGGCCTACCGGGCGATGCGCCGCGGGCTGCGCTGCGACTTCGTGCATTTCACCGGCGCTCCGTATACGAACGCGGCATCGGTCTACAAGGCGTACGCCCTCGCGCGTGAACTGAATCGCTACCAGCCCGGCGGGCGGCTGCACGTCATCGCCCTCGGCCACGCACAGAAGCAGCTGGCCATCGCGGGGGCCGGCAGGCTCCAGGTCGTGGCACAGCGACGGCTGATGGTCCGCGCCGCTTCCGCGCTGGCGGGCCGCACCCGGGCGGAAGCCCTGGTGACCGGTGACAGCCTGGGGCAGGTGGCCAGCCAGACCCTGGCGAACATGGCAGCCGTCGACGAGGCGGCAACCCTGCCGGTGCTGCGGCCCCTGGTCGGCTGGGAGAAGCAGGAGATCATCGACGAGGCCCGGTCCATCGGCACCGCGGAGATCTCCGTACTGCCGGACGAGGACTGCTGCAAACTCCTCGCGCCGCCCCGCGTCAGCCTGCGGGCCGGGCTGACCAACCTGCACACCGTGGAGAAGCGCCTCGACCTGGACGACGTGGTGGACGGCCTGCTGCGCGACGTCCAGGTCATGTACCCGGGAGTCCCCGGCGAGGAAGCGGAGCCCGACGCGGACGGTCAGGACCACGGCCTCGCGTCCGGCCACCCCGTTCCGGCCACGTGCGCGACAGGACAGTCCGGGATGGTGCCCTCATGA
- a CDS encoding class I SAM-dependent methyltransferase, with protein sequence MPLRTRFFDDYVHAAQEMGCRQFVLLGAGLDTHAFRLRWPEDTHSTVYEMDGPRLCAYKDGLLARLPTRDQTAARCRRVVVPVDLSADWQAELLRHGFNPDRPTAWLCEALAAYLTPTTERPPDGWHW encoded by the coding sequence GTGCCGCTGCGCACCCGGTTCTTCGACGACTACGTGCACGCCGCGCAGGAGATGGGCTGTCGGCAGTTCGTGTTGCTCGGTGCCGGGTTGGACACCCATGCCTTTCGCCTGCGGTGGCCCGAGGACACGCACAGCACGGTGTACGAGATGGACGGCCCGCGATTGTGCGCGTACAAGGACGGCCTCCTGGCCCGGCTGCCGACCAGGGACCAAACGGCCGCCCGCTGCCGCCGCGTCGTGGTCCCCGTCGACCTGAGCGCCGACTGGCAGGCCGAGCTGCTACGGCACGGCTTCAACCCCGACCGCCCGACCGCCTGGCTCTGTGAGGCGCTCGCCGCCTACCTCACTCCCACAACAGAACGACCGCCTGATGGCTGGCATTGGTGA
- a CDS encoding alpha/beta hydrolase: MRQVLQAGDEPTVVVAHSYGRIVTAEAAAGIGSVRHLLLVSSYLPEAGQSLSDFGADNPAPFLDIDPDAGTFGVLPELLVNTFLQDCDPEVQAQAAHHLAPQSLQVTGQQVGAAAWQQAPSTYLVCAQDRGTPPRLQREFAGRADNVVELDAGHHPFLSQPDTVRDLLLNL; the protein is encoded by the coding sequence GTGCGGCAGGTACTGCAGGCCGGCGACGAGCCGACCGTCGTGGTCGCCCACAGCTACGGCCGCATCGTCACTGCGGAGGCCGCTGCGGGAATCGGGTCGGTGCGCCACCTCCTACTGGTCTCCAGCTACCTGCCCGAGGCCGGGCAGAGCCTGTCGGATTTCGGGGCCGACAACCCCGCCCCGTTCCTCGACATCGACCCCGACGCCGGCACGTTCGGGGTCCTCCCCGAGCTGCTCGTGAACACGTTCCTGCAGGACTGCGACCCCGAGGTCCAGGCGCAGGCGGCCCACCACCTTGCCCCGCAGAGCCTGCAGGTGACCGGGCAGCAGGTCGGGGCTGCCGCATGGCAGCAGGCGCCCTCGACCTACCTCGTCTGCGCTCAGGACCGGGGCACCCCGCCGCGCCTGCAGCGCGAATTCGCCGGCCGGGCCGACAACGTCGTCGAACTCGACGCCGGCCACCACCCGTTCCTGTCCCAGCCCGACACGGTCCGGGACCTGCTGCTGAACCTGTGA
- the carB gene encoding carbamoyl-phosphate synthase large subunit — protein sequence MPKRTDIQHVLVIGSGPIMIGQACEFDYSGTQACRVLRAEGIRVSLVNSNPATIMTDPEFADATYIEPITPDFVEKIIEAERPDAILATLGGQTALNTALALHERGVLAKYGVELIGADIDAIQRGEDRQRFKDIVRDVGGEVPQSAVCRSMREVEAFADIHGLPVVIRPSFTMGGLGSGLAHTPEELRRMAQLGLAESPVTEVLVEESVLGWKEYELELMRDHRDNVVVVCSIENVDPMGVHTGDSVTVAPAMTLTDREYQQMRDLGIAVLRAVGVATGGCNIQFAVHPETGRMVVIEMNPRVSRSSALASKATGFPIAKIAARLAIGYSLDEIRNDITGQTPASFEPTLDYVAVKVPRFDFEKFPGADTSLTTTMKSVGEAMALGRNFPEALGKALRSMETSRAGWWTAPDPTGTNAAATLEELRTAHDGRLYTVERALRLGATVEQVHAASGIDRWFVGQIAAVVELHRQIVTAPAVDRELLRRAKRCGLSDRQISLLRPELSGEEGVRTLRQQLAVRPVFKTVDTCAAEFAASTPYHYSAYELDPAAETEVAEQHERPKVIILGSGPNRIGQGIEFDYSCVHAATALRTSGYETVMVNCNPETVSTDYDTSDRLYFEPLTLEDVLEVVHAEQCSGRLAGVIVQLGGQTPLGLAQRLEAAGVPILGTPPAAIHLAEDRGAFAAVLREAGLPAPKYGTATSFEQARQVADTIGYPVLVRPSYVLGGRGMEIVHDEECLAGYIARATDINPRHPVLVDRFLDGAVEIDVDALYDGQELFLGGIMEHIEEAGIHSGDSACVLPPITLGRRDVEAVRRSTAALARGIGVRGLLNVQYALKGGVLYVLEANPRASRTIPFVSKATGVPLAKAAARIMLGTRIDRLRTESLLPADDGAEWGTHDRVAVKEAVLPFHRFRTLEGHGIDSVLGPEMKSTGEVMGIDVAFGPAFAKSQTAAYASLPLSGTVFVSVANRDKRDVILPTKRLADLGFTILATAGTAEVLRRTGIACEVVAKHQDGVPHDIVDRIRAGEIDLVINTPYGKPGLRVDGYEIRTAAVARHVPCVTTIQGAAAAVQGIEDGRHDTLGVRPLQA from the coding sequence ATGCCCAAGAGGACCGATATCCAACACGTCCTGGTCATCGGCTCGGGACCGATCATGATCGGCCAAGCCTGCGAGTTCGACTACTCCGGGACACAGGCATGCCGGGTGCTGCGGGCCGAGGGCATCCGGGTCTCCCTGGTCAACTCCAACCCGGCGACGATCATGACCGATCCGGAGTTCGCCGACGCGACCTATATCGAGCCGATCACCCCGGACTTCGTGGAAAAGATCATCGAGGCCGAGCGTCCGGACGCGATCCTGGCCACCCTGGGCGGCCAGACCGCCCTCAACACCGCACTGGCCTTGCACGAACGCGGCGTACTGGCCAAATACGGGGTGGAGCTCATCGGCGCCGACATCGACGCCATCCAGCGCGGGGAGGACCGCCAGCGCTTCAAGGACATCGTGCGGGATGTCGGCGGCGAGGTGCCACAGAGCGCGGTGTGCCGCTCGATGCGGGAGGTGGAGGCGTTCGCCGACATCCATGGGCTGCCGGTGGTGATCCGACCCAGCTTCACCATGGGCGGACTGGGCTCTGGCCTGGCTCACACCCCCGAAGAGCTGCGGCGGATGGCCCAACTGGGGCTCGCGGAGTCCCCCGTGACTGAGGTGCTCGTCGAGGAGAGTGTCCTGGGATGGAAGGAGTACGAACTGGAGCTGATGCGCGACCACCGCGACAACGTGGTCGTGGTCTGCTCCATTGAGAACGTCGACCCCATGGGCGTGCACACCGGCGACTCGGTGACAGTCGCGCCGGCCATGACGCTCACGGACCGCGAGTACCAGCAGATGCGCGACCTGGGCATCGCCGTCCTGCGGGCTGTCGGCGTGGCCACCGGCGGCTGCAACATCCAGTTCGCTGTGCACCCGGAGACCGGCCGCATGGTGGTCATCGAGATGAACCCACGGGTCTCCCGATCCAGCGCGCTGGCCTCCAAGGCCACCGGTTTCCCGATCGCCAAGATCGCCGCCAGGCTGGCGATCGGCTACAGCCTGGACGAGATCCGCAACGACATCACAGGCCAGACACCCGCGAGCTTCGAACCCACTCTGGACTACGTCGCGGTGAAGGTCCCCCGGTTCGACTTCGAGAAGTTCCCCGGTGCCGACACTTCGCTGACCACGACGATGAAGAGCGTCGGCGAGGCCATGGCGCTGGGGCGCAACTTCCCTGAGGCGCTCGGCAAGGCGCTGCGCTCCATGGAAACCTCTCGCGCCGGCTGGTGGACCGCCCCCGACCCCACCGGCACCAACGCGGCCGCCACACTGGAGGAACTGCGCACCGCGCACGACGGCCGGCTCTACACCGTCGAACGCGCGCTGCGCCTGGGTGCCACCGTGGAGCAGGTGCACGCCGCCAGCGGCATCGACCGGTGGTTCGTGGGCCAGATCGCCGCCGTTGTCGAACTGCACCGGCAGATCGTCACCGCCCCTGCGGTAGACAGGGAGCTGCTCCGACGGGCCAAGCGCTGCGGCCTGTCCGACCGGCAAATCTCCCTGCTGAGGCCGGAGTTGTCCGGTGAGGAGGGAGTGCGCACGCTGCGACAGCAGCTCGCCGTGCGCCCGGTGTTCAAGACCGTGGACACCTGCGCCGCCGAATTCGCAGCCAGCACGCCCTACCACTACTCGGCGTACGAACTGGACCCGGCCGCCGAGACAGAGGTGGCCGAACAACACGAGCGCCCCAAGGTGATCATCCTGGGATCCGGACCCAACCGCATAGGCCAAGGCATCGAGTTCGACTACTCCTGTGTCCACGCCGCCACCGCATTGCGCACCTCCGGCTACGAGACGGTGATGGTCAACTGCAATCCTGAGACGGTCTCCACCGACTACGACACCTCCGACCGGCTCTACTTCGAGCCGCTCACCCTGGAGGACGTCCTGGAGGTCGTGCACGCCGAGCAGTGCTCCGGCCGGCTGGCCGGCGTCATCGTACAGTTGGGCGGACAGACACCGCTCGGACTGGCGCAGCGACTTGAGGCCGCCGGCGTACCCATCCTGGGCACCCCGCCGGCCGCGATCCATCTGGCAGAAGACCGTGGCGCGTTCGCCGCGGTGCTGAGGGAAGCCGGCCTGCCCGCCCCGAAGTACGGCACCGCCACCTCCTTCGAGCAGGCCCGCCAAGTCGCCGACACCATCGGCTATCCCGTACTGGTGCGACCCTCCTACGTGCTGGGTGGGCGCGGTATGGAGATCGTCCACGACGAGGAGTGCCTGGCGGGCTACATCGCCCGCGCCACCGACATCAACCCCCGGCACCCGGTGCTCGTCGACCGATTCCTCGACGGCGCCGTCGAGATCGACGTAGACGCCCTGTACGACGGCCAGGAACTCTTCCTCGGGGGCATCATGGAGCACATCGAGGAAGCTGGCATCCACTCCGGCGATTCCGCGTGCGTACTACCCCCGATCACCCTGGGTCGCCGGGACGTCGAGGCGGTGCGCCGGTCGACCGCCGCCCTCGCTCGCGGCATCGGCGTACGCGGGCTGCTGAACGTCCAGTACGCGCTCAAGGGTGGCGTGTTGTACGTCCTCGAGGCCAACCCGCGCGCCTCCCGCACCATCCCGTTCGTCTCCAAGGCGACCGGTGTCCCGCTGGCCAAGGCCGCCGCCCGCATCATGCTCGGCACCCGGATTGACCGGCTGCGCACCGAAAGTCTGCTGCCGGCCGACGACGGCGCCGAGTGGGGCACCCACGACCGAGTGGCAGTCAAAGAGGCCGTACTCCCGTTCCACCGCTTCCGCACCCTCGAAGGCCACGGCATCGACTCCGTGCTCGGCCCCGAGATGAAGTCCACCGGCGAAGTCATGGGCATCGACGTGGCCTTCGGCCCCGCCTTCGCCAAGTCCCAGACCGCCGCCTACGCTTCGCTGCCGCTGAGCGGCACAGTGTTCGTCTCGGTGGCCAACCGCGACAAGCGCGACGTCATCCTGCCCACCAAACGCCTCGCCGACCTCGGTTTCACCATCCTGGCCACGGCAGGCACGGCCGAGGTGCTGCGGCGTACGGGCATCGCCTGCGAGGTGGTGGCCAAGCACCAGGACGGTGTGCCCCACGACATCGTCGACCGCATACGGGCCGGCGAGATCGATCTCGTCATCAATACCCCCTACGGCAAGCCCGGGCTGCGCGTCGACGGCTACGAGATCCGCACCGCCGCGGTGGCCCGGCACGTGCCCTGCGTGACGACCATCCAGGGCGCCGCGGCAGCGGTCCAGGGCATCGAGGACGGCAGGCACGACACCCTCGGCGTACGGCCGCTCCAGGCGTGA
- the carA gene encoding glutamine-hydrolyzing carbamoyl-phosphate synthase small subunit, with protein MLVLEDGRIFHGAEFGRTGSCLGEVVFTTGMTGYQETLTDPSYHRQIVVSTAPQIGNTGWNDEDDESQHIWVAGYAVRDPARMPSSWRSRRSLEAELVDQGVVGIAGVDTRGLTRHVREHGTMRGGIFSGSALSAPKRMVAQVSAGPRGLGAELATQVTTCRPYVVPARGRKRFTVAALDLGIKTNTPRMMALRGMEVHILPSSTPLDEVLAIGADGVFLSNGPGDPATADAQVELVRRILDRRIPLFGICFGNQILGRALGRETYKLRYGHRGINIPVVDATTGAVAITAQNHGFAVEGEPGEEFATDFGPAAVSHHCANDCTVEGLRLLDRPAFSVQFHPESAAGPHDAAPLFDHFAQLMEGDR; from the coding sequence ATGTTGGTGCTGGAAGATGGCCGGATTTTTCACGGTGCGGAATTCGGTAGAACTGGGTCATGCTTGGGCGAAGTGGTGTTCACCACGGGTATGACTGGGTATCAGGAAACCTTGACAGATCCCTCGTACCACCGACAGATCGTGGTGTCGACGGCACCGCAGATCGGAAACACCGGTTGGAACGACGAGGATGACGAATCACAACACATCTGGGTGGCCGGCTACGCGGTGCGCGACCCCGCGCGGATGCCTTCCAGCTGGCGCTCGCGGCGGTCGCTGGAAGCGGAGTTGGTGGACCAGGGCGTGGTGGGCATCGCCGGAGTCGACACCCGCGGACTCACCCGGCACGTACGCGAGCACGGCACGATGCGCGGTGGGATATTCTCCGGCTCCGCGCTATCCGCGCCAAAGCGGATGGTCGCCCAAGTCTCCGCCGGTCCCCGTGGGCTGGGCGCGGAGCTGGCCACCCAGGTCACCACCTGCCGCCCGTACGTCGTCCCGGCTCGAGGGCGGAAACGATTCACCGTTGCAGCGCTGGACCTGGGCATCAAGACGAACACCCCGCGCATGATGGCCCTCCGCGGCATGGAGGTGCACATCCTGCCCTCCTCCACGCCACTGGACGAGGTGCTGGCCATCGGCGCAGACGGCGTCTTCCTGTCGAACGGCCCGGGAGACCCGGCGACTGCCGACGCGCAGGTGGAGCTGGTCCGGCGGATCCTCGACCGCCGCATCCCACTGTTCGGGATCTGTTTCGGCAACCAGATCCTGGGCCGGGCGCTGGGGCGTGAGACGTACAAGCTCCGCTACGGGCACCGGGGAATCAACATTCCGGTGGTGGATGCCACGACTGGTGCGGTCGCGATCACCGCGCAGAATCACGGGTTCGCGGTGGAGGGAGAGCCGGGCGAGGAGTTCGCGACCGACTTCGGCCCCGCGGCGGTCAGCCACCATTGCGCCAACGACTGCACTGTCGAAGGGCTGCGGCTGCTGGACCGCCCCGCGTTCTCGGTGCAGTTCCACCCGGAATCGGCGGCCGGACCGCATGACGCGGCGCCGCTGTTCGACCACTTCGCGCAGCTCATGGAGGGGGACCGCTGA